The nucleotide window ATACCATGTCATTCTCAAGGCTAGTGTCTCAATAGATAGAAATGTGATTATGAAATGTGCTCTATTCTGCGTTCTCACTTGAGCCATCAGTTTGTTTGATTTTCATCAGGGTAAAATAACATGCATTATTTATAAAAGTGCAGAACTTATGGCAAAAAAAAAGTCAGCCAAAGTGGTCTCTGAGTTATCTTGTCAGCAACAAAAGGGTCTGTTTGTAGAATGTCATTAGGTTGCTTAGAATTGCAACTATTAACTGCATCTTGATGATTGACTTTAGTTTGAGTATTTGCTAGGAAGAAACTTTCTTCTTGTTAAAAGGATAGATGCAACTAACTAGCTCTGGTGTTTAATGGCATTAATTATGATTTCATTATGTATTATATTGGTTCTAAATTTACGCTGTTTACCTTTTCCCCTTTTGGCAGCGAAAAGATATTGGTGAATGATGACTAGTAATTGCACAAAGGAAAGACAACTGCAGGAAGCTTACGGTTGAATAATCAAGAAGTATTCTTTTGTTTTACTCCTCTATGGTGAATTGAAAGTTTCACAATGCGAAACTTAGGAAAGAGAAGAGTAGCTCATGGACTCATGGTGATTTCACCCTAAGATATTTAGCAACTGTAGTTATTCCATCATTGTATTCTTATCACAACTCTGAAAATAGTGTATACTTTACAGCATAATAAATAATTTTCCATGTCCCCTACTCTTTTACCTGTCTCACAAATGTATGTATATCTGTGTTTCTGAAGCAACTAGATGTGCTGTTTTGAATTGGAACAATGGGTTGCGAGCTTTGGCACCCAGATTATACATAATTGGCAAAACCTTACCAAGTGTCATGTAATTGATAAGTACCCATAATTCATATATTTTGGATCCTTATTGCTTTTCATTGCTTCTCAAGTAAAATATCATGTTTTAGCTTCATTTGCATGTTTAGTGTCACATTTGCATATATTAGCATTGTTATCTAATCTTATATGATTtagtattattaattaatttggtGTTTCATGACTCTAATTAGGTGCATATGAACTTGGGATGCAAGTTTGAGGACCCATGGAAGTGAAACGAATGAGCAAAACACgaagaattaaaaggaaaagtGGGCTGCAGCTCAAAACTGTGGAGCCTCAGCCCTAGATCTGGAGTCGCGGCACCAAATCTGGAGCCCTAGCCACCGCATATCATCCACAAACAAACGGGCAAGCAGAAGTCTCTAACAAGGAAATCAAAACTATTCTCGAGAAAACGGTCTATCCAAATCATCAAGACTGTAGTTTGCGGCTCATTGATGCATTATGGGCTTACCAGATGGTTTATAGAACTCCTATAAGTATGTCACCTTATCAGCTCATATTTGGCAACCCATGTCACCTTCTTGTTGAACTAGAACACAGGGCATATTGAGTCATCAAGCATTGTAACATGAGGATGGATGAGGCGAGTAAACATTGGAAACTGCAATTGCAAGATCTAGAAGAAATTCAAAATGACGCCTATGAGAATTCGAGAATTTATAAGGATAAAACAAAAGCCTTCCATGATCATAGGTTTTCAGGAAAGATTTCTCGGTTAGACAAAAAGTTTTACTTCATAATTATCGTTTAAAATTATTTACTGGTAAATTGTGTTCTCAATGGGAAGGACCTTTTATAGTTACTAATGTCTCTCATGGTGCAGTGGACATAAAAGCTCCAAACAAGACCAAAATCTACAAGGTTAATGGTCATTGTTTAAGACCTTTCTATGAAGGTTTTCAGGAACATGATGTTGAGACAGCTAATCTTGAAATCCCTATCTATGGGACTTGATGGGGGTATTTTGTCTGGCCAAAGACGTTAAAGAAAATCACTTACGGAGAGGCAACTCcgagttttatttttgtttttcgctttgttttcatttcctttttcccttctatatatttatttattattgttgattttattttttatttcctttttaatttatttttattttatttttcgacTAGAGTTGGGGCACGGCTCTCCTGGTGTCAGGGTCTTGTTGAACTTCCATTTTTTTGATTGTTTGTCCTTAAATCGATGTCAACGGTTGTTCCTCAACTCTAgtcgaaaaataaaaatataaaaataaagtagaaaggaaataaagataaataaaatcgAAGTGAAATGAAAGAGAAATATTGAAATGGAAACGAAGCAAAAAACGAAAATAAAATCTGAAGTTCTCTCCATAGGTGCTTTTCTTTAATGTCTTTGGCTAGACGGAATGCTCCTATCAAGACTTGTAGGTTAGGATTTTAAGATCAATGGTCTCAACATTGTGTTTCTCAAAACTTCCATACAAAGGTTTTAAACcttgaaaattttggttttatttggaGCTTTAATGTTCGCTGCATCATAAGGAGAGACATTAGAAACCACAAAAGTAAAACTTTCTGTCCAGTCTTTTTTGGAAACCTTTTGGTCGTGGAAGGCTTTGgttttgtccatatgaattctTGGAGACGTCGTTTCAAGTTTCATCTAACTCTTGCAATTGCAGTCTCCCATCCTCATGTTACAATTCTTGATGACCCAATATGCCTTGTGTTTTAGCTAAATAGGAAGGTTACATGGTTTGCCAAATATTAGCCGGTAAGGGAACATACATATATGAGTTTTATAGCCTTTTTCTTATTTGGATTGATTGCTCTTTTGAGAATAGTTTTGATTTCCTTGTTGGAGACTTCTGCTTGCCTGTTTGTTTGTGGATGATATGCCGTAGTCAAATTTTTTGGTTAAAGCCTCCATCACTTTACTGCAAAAAATGCGTACCTCAGTCACTAGTAAGTGCTCTTGGCATGTCGAACCTAGAAAAAATGTGAGACTTCGACAAAATCTACAACTTTAGCGTCGTTAGTTCAAGTTGCCTTTGTTTCAACCTTCTAAATTCGCAATGTTCACATTATTTGAGGTATGTGCAAGAGTCTGGAAACAAGGTGACTAAAATAATGTCATTTTTGTCTTTTTCAAGAAAGTATTGGAGCCCTAATTTTAAGTCAAATAAACTTTATAAATAATATCTTTTAGACAAGAGAGAAGAGGAACTTCTTGTAGCTTTATTGTTTTTAGTGTTTTTCTTATTTTATGGCTTGTAAAGTAAATTTTGAAGTTTGATTGTATAAAGTTTGTGAGCTTGAATtgtttctaaattttttattCGTTGTTTAGCATTTGCAtgtttttttttggtgaattacaaTTATTCAGGTTTGTTAAATATTTGATAGGCATTTGATAGCTTAGAATAGTTACCTTGTCAGTTAGAGATTTAGTCGATTGATTGATTTTTAATATTTGTGATAAATTGCGTAATTTTTCATATTGTATTTTAAGATCAGGTAGTGTGGAAATgcgatttaatttaaataaattttgattgtctGTTTGTTGGTTAGAATTGAGCTTCTTTAATGTTATTGATAAATTAAATCCTAAAGATTATTATAAGGTTATTTGCCAATAAAGTAAGTTATTAATGACGACTGTCTTGATTATCAAGAAGAAAAGGTAAGAAGTGATTAGCTTAGTAAGTAATCATCGGTaactataattaatttatttaaaagtatAGAAAATCATCTTTTATTAGTTATCAAACCCTCGAATCAAACGTAGATTTTGCTTAAACTAAAGTTCCAtctaattaattttttcaaattttatttattgttttctttgtaagttttcaatttagtttctttccatttttagttttaattttaagttttttagaaataaaacaccttttattttatttatttattttaattgaaggAAAAATTATTATTCGTCTCTATGAATTCAACTATAAAACTTTATTTATTTGAGTGagttctttttttattattttttttacggCTTTCGACAATAATACAATATTCTTTCCTTTTTATCTAAATTTACACACATGAAAGAGAAAATGGAGCAGGGCAAACACCCTTCAATTCTGACTGACGGAGTGTGTCTATTGTTCTTCATTTACACGGATGGACAACATCCAATTCGTCTGAATTCCACTGTTAGCTATGCGGAGGGATAATTATGTTATTCATAGATGACACTCATGTGGCACTCTGATTTTGGTTAGATATAAAAAGAAGGCTATTACTCTATCCGAACCGTCTCAGAAGAGCAAAACCTTGTATCATTCGATTGATTGGAGATCCGAAAGTTCCAGAATCTTCCTTTAGCTGAAACCAAGTTCTCTTCGCAGAGGAATTCCCAAGAAAACCATTTTTCAATCATCCGATGAACGTCGTGTACTACAACATCGGTCGTCTTCCCAGACCTTGCTAATATGCTAGCAGTGTAGATGGTTGACATCCTGCCTGGTGCTTCCGGTGCGTCCCCAGTAGGTCCATCCACCACCACGACATCCCATTTAAGCTGATATACTTCTTGTGGTAAATTTCTCAATGCCAATTTGCAACTTGATTGCTGGAGCAGACTTGTACTCGGTGCACAAACAGGGTTTTCCCTGGCATGCTTGAGCAGCTTGTATGCCTTCTTAGCTGGTACCTGGTACTTAACTTTATAAACCCGAGTCCCATTAGAATCCGCTTTGTTTAGGCTTATCTTGTAAGGGTCGTCTTCGAGAAAAACAGTGATGCCTCCTGCGTTTATAGATGATAGGTTGAGGTACTGCGTTTGAAGACCGAAAACAAGGAGATTGCAAGGTGCTATGTTGGTAATGAGATTTGAAAGAAAAACGAATTCCTTAGGGATGAGAAAGGCTGAATTGGCGACGGTTTTACGTGGACCAGACTCGACCCCTGGTGCATTCGATTGAACCTCACTGCATTCAGAAGATGAACATTCTTGTTGAATGGATGATGACAACGCAGCAGCTCGAGGTGAAGAATGTGAAGTAGTAGTAGTAATTGCGATTTTAAGTAATCTGAGAATGGAAAGGGACGACAAGATGAAAACAAGCACCGGAAGTAATTTCTTTCCCCGAAATTTCATCCTTCTAGCGGCTCCATCCAATTTCGGGCCGGTACCTGATGCCACAGTACTAGAAAACTGAACGGAAGGAATAACCGGAAGCGCACGAGACTGTGATTCTTCGGGAGGCATTTTCTTCCTTTTCGACCACCTTACAGCCACTACCATAGCATCCTCCTCCCAAGGTAATTATAAAATTTGGGGTTGTTATTATGTTATCGATCAGGAAGAAGACAATGGTTTTTTTGCTTTGGTTTCAAGTCAACTAGTATCAGCGGTTTTCCCCATTAAAGCTacaatcaatataaaataagaaGCATTAAGATATGGCCATTTATATCAATTTGCATGAATTGACTCGAGGACAGACGCGTTTAGGCCATTGTTTAATGTATTTAATTGTTTTAGGCCTGTTAGGTATATAGTTTGTTACTTAATCACTTTCTTCCATTTCTCTTTTTACCCATTTGCTACAGTTGCGTATAGTATGCCAAACTGTAAAGCTTTTCTGTTTATCGgaagtgtcgaaaccatttttattttgaaaataggaatcgactttaaaatgaaaaatagagtcgccaccaatactttttgtttaggtgtgatcggatcaccttataaaacattttgttttattaaaacatcGATTTTAgcctacgaaattcaagaaaacagATTCGGGAGTCGGATTAGTActctcgtaatgcccaaaattggtacctaattgattaacttatgtcttaatgtcgaaaatttgaaaagattttaaaatacgatcctttttatttaaaagaaaacttGAATAAATCGAATTGGATGATGCTAAGACTTCTTATTTCGAAGAAataaaatgtcacacccagtgagttaggacacgacatttgaaACCTTTGAGAATAAGATTGTCTTTTGTTTCTTAGAAATTCTTACCTCGAGACAACAAAATGTCacgtccagtaagttaggacacaacatctcgAATTCTCGAGAATAAGTTTTTAATTTGAAATGCATGTGTTTCAATTtcaaaagggtattcgattatttagatcAAACGAAGAaccgaaacccagtacgttagggcacaatttctcaaatttctaaatacggaatattgcctttattttaaaacaaaattccaTGAATCGGGTGAAGGTTAATGTAATGCAATTTGATGAAAAAAATTTATGGTACTAAAATACATACCAGAATAACAAATGCGTAATGCGAATGGTAAAAacaatgatgaaaataaaatgaaataaagaaataaaacaaagaatctataaaaggaaaaaataataggtaaaaactaaaaaaaaacaaaagaataatAGAACCTGAAATAAACCAATAAATAGATACTATGTAAAATagcctaaataataataataataataataataataataataataataataataataagtaatctaagataatgataatattaatataaataataagtaaTCTAGAGCTTAAAAGGATTAGGTAAATGAATAATAAGATGAtcataaaaatttctaaaattaaggATAATGATAATAAGTAAGTAAGTAAATACAAAAAATGATGTAATATATAACATGCaaaagtattaaaataaataaataaataaatatacatatatatataacggAATAACAATAATGAGggtcaaaaaataaaaatgaactaaacaaaataataaaaggatagtaaatgaaataacaaaaatactaataaaaatttaattaaaaatctaaagTAGGCTGAATAACAAAAAATATTaagtaaaatgttttaaaataataataaaataataaaaacactattatgttactactatactactaataataaaagaaaacagtAATATTATATAAGATAATagtaaaagtaataaaaaaataaaaataacactcTCCCCTTCCCTTCTAAATCATCGGTCTGGCCTTGTTTCGGTCATCGGACCTCCACGCGGTGCTATCGATGCCACCGTACACGGCGGCTGGACCTCAAAAAAACTCTTTTTTCGGCAATTTCAAAATGGGTAAGCATCTTTccctttatttttactttcgtatataaaataaacaaaatagacAAGAATAGACGAAAAAACACCTTTTTTGCATTGATTTTTGATTAATCTCGTGTATTTCTTGTATTGAAAGTCTCTATTCGAATCTTTCTCCTTttttctccaaaaaaaaaaaccgaaCCCCATTTACAAtagttttgaatggcttttataacCAAAATTTACAACTGATTGCCTCTTTCTTTTTGCAGGCAAGTGGGGTGATGAAGTTAGTGGAGTGATTTAATAGGGTGGTTTAATGGGGTGTTAATTGGACTATTAATTTATTTGGTGTTTTGGGCTCTGTTtgttgggcccgggcaaaatttgggctctACAGGAAGTATTTTCGTTGGAGCTCCCGTCATGGTCCAGGTGTCGTATCGTGGCTCGAACCTTTCGGTGGCTTGAAGACCCGACCAGCCTCGGTTTGTCTTGTGATCGAAGGTTGTTTTTGTTCTAATATTGGTACGTATTAGCTCTGGACTATTTTAGTATATTGTTTTGAGTTTattactctttttctttttttgaaattttcatataacatatatCTATACTATATATTAAGGCTGCATTTGTTTCACATAAAATAATTCACAAGAAATATTTTCTACATTTTCCTATATTTGTTTCATGGAAAATAGGTTGACCAACGAAAAATAACTTATAAGTCAATAATAAATAAGTTCTTTTCCTTATAAATTGATTTATTCTTTTAAAAGCGTTATAGAAAAGGGctcattttttgtaattttatttttatataaaattaacttaaatcaagtttaatattattataataataaaattttaattttaattttaaaatatattttaaaatattaaaataaaatattatactaTTCAATATTACTAGACATACATATTTGATTATTTATATttgataatataattaataaattatttaatattataatttcattttagtaataaattttaacaataataattttgaattttaaatttcaaataatattcttaatatatTGTTGAAAAAATATTCagattaatatattaataatgtatattacaatttataaatatttaataataaatattttatagtataaaatataaacattttaataatataaatatgaatatttgtttaaatcatgattaaattcatttatccTTCAAACTCTAATGTGTCACTATCCACTtgcatatatgtaatatatataattttaattttaattttaattacacattgtttattattaagtttatatatgatattgattatttataaaatattatcttattataaaataaattttaattgtcaAAAGAAAATGctattataatattttgtaactAATATATATGTTGTGTTTTGTTTCACTAAGAAAAATTGccaaacaacaaaaaatattttacgtagaatcatcgaaataataGTAAATATCAATTTTCTCGAAAactaatttactttttaaaattatatttctaAAGATGTTTTCAATGAAATAAATGGGGCCTAAAGTGCTAATTAAGTCTAACTCAAGAAAGTACCAATAGCCCATTTATTTtacaaagtaaaaaaaattatttagagaGCATTTATCTTttgtattttgataaatattgaaaaatatatacatacgatGAAAATAATGAGATTTGTACACATATCATCATACattttagtattttaaatttaccatttcaaccatatatttggttttataataaaatttttataaacttATTACATAAATGTGTGTGTAATAAAATCCtgtatttataatttttaggtttgtaataaaaatattatttcatgTACATGCTTCTTAGGTATTTATCACGGTTTTAGAGTCATAAATTCCATGTTTATTTTATGATGAGATTTGCTTGATGGTTAAGAGATGTTCACCTTCTAGAACACATTTGAGTAAGCGGTAGGTTTTTATTTGAGTAACTCCTTTTAAACGTAGTGTGTAAAATAATCCTTGTACTCTTTGaaaatttggaatttagtccttcacttttatttctaagaatttagtttctctactttttagattttaaaattcaggtCCAATTGTTGacactattaatttttttaaaaaatattcaacttcattactttattttttatttacatgACTaccaaataaatattttttatttcaaaatattacgTAAATAAATATAACAGTGTTAATAATTaaacttgaattttaaattttaaaaagtaaagaaTTAAATTGTTGAATAAACGTAGAACAACTAAATTGATGACATATTCTAACATGTGAAACATAATTGATTGAAACAATTGGGATTAAAGATCATTTAGGTAAAGTTTAGGAATGGATACAATAATGTGTGGTCCAAAACCAATTAGCTGTTTCCTGTTTGATTCAGATCTTACATGTTTTTCCATTAAATGGATAAGGTGatgaaataaagaaaattttaatggaaTCAAAGCATCtcacaacaaaatacatgcattaTAAATTCCTAACATTATCCACTTTATATACAATTGTTcttagaaaattaaaataatttattcccaaaaggaaaatataaaaaaattactcAAATTTAAATATGAATATATATTAGTTTAAATGACACGTGATATTATCAAATTTTAGTATGatagttaatttaatattttttataaagatGTGGTtacaataattttattatattaaattaatagaaaatctaaaatttgaatttgaatcagaaataaatataacaagaatagaaaataaaaatatgaatttctTAGGGCAAAATGGAAAGGTTGAAGGATTAAAGATACAATTTCACCAAAAGTGAGAATGACTCTTATGTAAATATCAAATTTTAGCaggggcaaaatagttattttaaagTGAGGATTTTTTGACAAAATTATTAAAGTGTCCTTGATCATGTGTATTGAATTTGAGCCAATGATTTTACTCGATGAATATGGAATTAATATTGGCATTTAAATTAAGAtagttatattttttaaaatatggaattttggcaatatattaattattggATTTTGATGAAAATTGAGATGAAATTACGACCCTTAAATTGAAATTATGGTGTTgggatatttttattattattttaaatattcaatattatataattattaaaaaaaagtaTGAAGAATTTTCTTCATATTTCCCATACAAGAAACGTCGCATGCATGGAGGACGAAAAAAATTTCTCCATCCAATAAGCAAATCTCCACTAAAAACCTTTgatttttaagtaaatttctaagtgAAATCAAGTGGCTAGCAACATCAAAAGCTTTGTTTTCATGTTAGAATTCATGAGTAAATGGATGGAGGTCAGAGaaagttaagaaaataataaatttttggtgaaattgtcatGGAAATTCCTATACTAAGAGTCAAATTATATTTTGGCCCCTCTActtaaaaaatgggtaaattaatcCCTTtacgttagatcaaagagcaaactaatCATTCagttaaaatattcatcaatttctactattaaaaattgatCCATGTATGTCAACATGAAGTACACGTGGCATGTCACATGTCACTGTCTGGTTATTTTGCCGGTTACACCAATTTTTACTAATACAAAGGGATGAATTTTTTAACAGAATGGACTAATTTGCTTTTTGATTTAAcatatagggactaatttaccATTTGTTAGTAGAAGGGGTAAAATGAAATCTAACTCTTAGTACAAGGACctctatggtacttttaccatTTTTTTTCACTTCAGTGCAATGCaaagatttaattatatttaataattaaaatatattaaattacttcacataattttttttaatttaaaaggaTTTGCAAATGATAtaagtaaaaaaatttaaaaatttattaaataactttataatatatatgatatacatatatacatagacaaatatatacacatatcaaaaTTTTGGTCAAGCTTCTTCGAGTCTTCAAACAACTTGGATTCATCTCCTAGGCTAACAAGATTCATTCTGTATCATTTGGTATAAAATTTGGGTGTTTTTAGTTGTTTTTCTTTATGCTAAAAATGTTTTCACTACTGCTCTTTTGAAAAGCCTTAAAAACACTATTTTacctaaaaaaattcaaaattttaattttttgagtgGGTAAACGAGCTCGTTttgaattaaaatttcataaaaagatCTGTGGCACTATGATGTAGATAAAAAAATATGTCCataagaaaaaattgaaaaaaaattaagaaattcaaaaaagtatatatattatatgagtGAAATTTTGTGTCGAAACTTTCTATATATGTTTTTTAGCATATCAGAAGGCTCCAGACTAAATTTGG belongs to Gossypium arboreum isolate Shixiya-1 chromosome 7, ASM2569848v2, whole genome shotgun sequence and includes:
- the LOC108481918 gene encoding glucuronoxylan 4-O-methyltransferase 1; translation: MVVAVRWSKRKKMPPEESQSRALPVIPSVQFSSTVASGTGPKLDGAARRMKFRGKKLLPVLVFILSSLSILRLLKIAITTTTSHSSPRAAALSSSIQQECSSSECSEVQSNAPGVESGPRKTVANSAFLIPKEFVFLSNLITNIAPCNLLVFGLQTQYLNLSSINAGGITVFLEDDPYKISLNKADSNGTRVYKVKYQVPAKKAYKLLKHARENPVCAPSTSLLQQSSCKLALRNLPQEVYQLKWDVVVVDGPTGDAPEAPGRMSTIYTASILARSGKTTDVVVHDVHRMIEKWFSWEFLCEENLVSAKGRFWNFRISNQSNDTRFCSSETVRIE